One genomic window of Deltaproteobacteria bacterium includes the following:
- a CDS encoding DUF370 domain-containing protein — MDTALLNIGFGNTVVTGRIIAIVTPGSAPMKRLKEDAKEEKRLIDATHGRRTRSIIVTDSNHVILSGIQAETISQRFEAGFEFKEEKKKAAEPK; from the coding sequence ATGGATACAGCCTTGTTGAACATTGGTTTTGGAAACACTGTGGTTACCGGCCGTATCATCGCTATCGTTACGCCTGGCTCTGCACCCATGAAGCGTCTTAAGGAAGATGCAAAAGAGGAAAAACGCTTGATTGATGCCACACATGGCCGGCGCACCCGTTCGATCATCGTTACAGATAGCAACCACGTAATCCTTTCGGGTATTCAGGCAGAAACGATTTCTCAGCGTTTTGAGGCCGGCTTTGAATTCAAGGAGGAGAAGAAAAAGGCCGCAGAGCCGAAGTGA
- the gmk gene encoding guanylate kinase has product MAKKGRLFIISGPSGAGKSTVIKAILEKKRDLRYSISCTTRPPRGNEQDGVDYYFITKAAFEKKIDGGQLAEWAEVHGHLYGTSATYIEETLDDGQDVLLDIDVEGAKKLFVKYPEAVSIFIAPPTMKKLEERLAERDTDSPKAVERRLKNAEAEMAQVHRYDYILVNEELVQTVSRLEAIIGKACFNG; this is encoded by the coding sequence ATGGCCAAAAAAGGACGTTTATTCATTATTTCCGGGCCTTCCGGGGCCGGAAAATCGACTGTCATAAAAGCGATCTTAGAAAAGAAACGAGATCTCCGATATTCCATATCTTGTACTACCCGTCCTCCTCGCGGCAACGAACAAGATGGTGTGGACTACTACTTCATCACCAAAGCCGCCTTTGAAAAGAAAATCGATGGTGGGCAATTGGCTGAATGGGCAGAAGTGCACGGCCACCTGTATGGAACTTCAGCCACATACATTGAGGAGACGTTAGACGATGGGCAGGACGTGTTGCTGGATATTGACGTTGAGGGGGCAAAGAAACTGTTTGTCAAGTATCCTGAAGCTGTTTCAATCTTCATAGCGCCGCCAACTATGAAAAAACTCGAAGAACGCCTGGCTGAACGTGACACGGATTCGCCTAAGGCAGTGGAGCGGCGTTTGAAAAACGCAGAGGCGGAGATGGCCCAGGTCCATCGTTACGACTATATCCTTGTAAATGAGGAACTGGTCCAAACTGTTTCAAGGTTAGAGGCGATTATCGGAAAAGCATGTTTCAATGGATGA
- the rlmB gene encoding 23S rRNA (guanosine(2251)-2'-O)-methyltransferase RlmB, protein MDDLLYGIHPLCEAFAAGRREIRNLYVSKRRGIKGIKTILERARIKGIPVQHKPPDFFQSRFGDLVHQGVAAQVGDLPLTNENAILKKAERDAALPLILTLDGIVDPQNLGSIVRTALSMGVHGIILSKARSAPLSPTVSKASAGAMEHMLFSRVPNLVSALQRLKKAGLWVVGAHAASKQPVDQFDFNVGLVLVIGGEGKGIRPLVRKTCDCLVAIPQETEVDSLNAAVAGAIVMYEVRRQRRSGGNA, encoded by the coding sequence ATGGATGATCTTCTTTATGGAATCCACCCTCTTTGTGAGGCGTTTGCGGCCGGGCGGCGGGAGATTAGGAATCTCTATGTATCTAAGCGCCGCGGAATTAAAGGCATCAAGACCATCCTGGAACGGGCTCGGATCAAGGGGATACCTGTCCAGCACAAGCCACCGGACTTTTTTCAATCCCGCTTCGGCGACTTAGTGCACCAGGGAGTTGCGGCACAGGTTGGGGACTTACCTTTGACAAATGAGAATGCAATTCTCAAAAAGGCTGAAAGGGATGCCGCACTACCCCTGATTCTAACCCTTGATGGCATTGTGGACCCGCAAAACCTTGGCTCTATTGTCAGGACCGCTTTGTCCATGGGGGTCCATGGTATCATCCTTTCCAAGGCCCGTTCTGCCCCTTTGTCTCCTACGGTTTCAAAGGCGTCTGCCGGTGCTATGGAACATATGTTGTTCTCACGTGTTCCAAATCTGGTCAGCGCCTTACAACGGCTGAAGAAAGCAGGGCTTTGGGTCGTAGGCGCCCATGCCGCCTCAAAACAACCAGTGGACCAGTTTGATTTCAATGTCGGTTTGGTCCTTGTCATTGGAGGGGAAGGCAAGGGGATACGTCCCCTGGTTCGGAAGACATGTGACTGTTTGGTGGCTATTCCCCAAGAGACGGAGGTGGACTCTCTTAACGCTGCAGTGGCCGGGGCTATTGTTATGTACGAGGTTAGGAGGCAGAGGAGAAGTGGGGGAAATGCCTAA